One window of Campylobacter avium LMG 24591 genomic DNA carries:
- a CDS encoding RDD family protein, with protein MNNELLERLHREGLKLASFEKRIIAYLVDFFVISVILSFIFVDDLANTNYENAADLTRKMIITVFLVNFLYHFIFAFLYGASVGKFVCKIAIVDDRLLDKPNLLQSAIRAIMRNVSENCFMLGYFWAFGNDSRKTWQDYVAKTVVIEVA; from the coding sequence ATGAATAATGAGCTTTTAGAAAGGTTGCATAGAGAGGGCTTGAAACTAGCCTCTTTTGAAAAGAGGATTATAGCTTATTTGGTGGATTTTTTTGTCATCTCTGTTATACTTAGCTTTATTTTTGTGGATGATCTAGCTAATACAAATTACGAAAACGCAGCTGATTTAACAAGAAAGATGATAATTACTGTATTTCTTGTAAATTTTTTGTATCACTTTATTTTCGCATTTTTATACGGAGCAAGTGTGGGTAAATTTGTGTGCAAGATAGCTATAGTGGATGATAGGCTGCTTGATAAACCAAATTTATTGCAAAGTGCGATTAGAGCTATAATGCGAAATGTAAGCGAGAATTGTTTTATGTTGGGTTATTTTTGGGCCTTTGGGAATGATAGTAGAAAAACTTGGCAAGATTATGTGGCAAAGACTGTGGTAATTGAAGTTGCGTAA
- a CDS encoding LPS-assembly protein LptD: MEAQEVDIYATKVEKEESLIKADNDVLVFSNSYFISANKATYDENTRDLELFGDVNILRGEKDRSNSCYAKLNLDTNKAEFKNFFFANSDMEVWFKSEESRLDDKTFSGKNSIVSSCNVENPDWEIRFSEGEFDREDNFVHLHHAKFYIKNVPVFYTPYIGFSADTSRRTGLLIPIFEINQDDGFYYEQPIYFAFANNWDMQVNPQLRTSRGVGAYASFRFMDSEFSSGEFNTGVFLENDAYYHKENLKNKSHRGLELKYHRDNLFVNLLDLGSNVQEGLWLDAIYLNDVDYLNLGRRDYRDLTSLATSKFSYFLADENNYYAAYANYYIDTAAVSNSSTLQEYPSFQYHRFLNGLFNNTIQYSFDANFNRYYRDVGVHATLFNFNLPLTYHQSFFDDFLHFQFTESLYASFVEYTDNTNGKDNEQLLRNNHNFALYTELSKAYDNFYHTVYFGADYFLVGAKTGDISQEFVKSPEDTSSFNLSALQYFYNEAGDKKLKHRLNLSYNTDTFSLDNVNNLIQYYFDDDISISNEAQYSHELGRFTKSLTYVDIYANYFSFTLSHAYKYGAGYSSSTNTSNSYIAQYSFIGANASYDLNANYKLLSGIWFDTNRSGVNYWELGYVFQRKCWNYSLTYRERVDPQLTSGGIKANKKNGIYFTFNLYPIGGVSYDFALQENESMVNSI; encoded by the coding sequence ATGGAGGCACAAGAGGTTGATATATACGCTACCAAGGTAGAAAAAGAAGAAAGCTTAATAAAGGCAGACAACGATGTCTTAGTCTTTTCTAATTCTTATTTTATCAGTGCAAACAAAGCTACCTACGACGAAAACACAAGAGATTTAGAACTTTTTGGAGATGTAAATATACTAAGGGGCGAAAAGGATCGCTCTAATTCTTGCTATGCAAAGCTAAATTTAGATACAAATAAGGCTGAATTTAAGAACTTCTTTTTTGCAAATAGCGATATGGAAGTGTGGTTTAAAAGCGAAGAAAGCAGGCTTGATGATAAAACATTTAGCGGTAAAAACTCCATAGTTTCAAGTTGCAATGTAGAAAATCCGGACTGGGAAATTCGTTTTAGTGAGGGCGAATTTGATAGAGAGGATAATTTCGTTCATTTGCATCATGCTAAATTCTACATAAAAAATGTTCCTGTTTTTTATACGCCCTACATCGGATTTTCAGCAGATACTTCAAGACGAACAGGTCTTTTAATACCTATATTTGAAATCAATCAAGACGATGGCTTTTATTATGAACAACCCATATATTTTGCCTTTGCAAATAATTGGGACATGCAAGTTAATCCTCAGCTTAGAACCTCAAGAGGCGTTGGGGCTTACGCAAGCTTTAGATTTATGGATTCTGAGTTTTCTAGCGGTGAGTTTAACACCGGTGTTTTTTTAGAAAACGATGCTTACTACCACAAGGAGAATTTAAAAAACAAAAGTCATAGAGGTTTGGAGTTAAAATACCACAGAGATAATTTATTTGTAAATTTACTCGACTTAGGCTCAAATGTACAAGAAGGCTTGTGGCTTGATGCTATATATTTAAATGATGTTGATTATTTGAATTTAGGTCGCAGGGATTACAGGGATTTAACCTCCTTGGCCACATCTAAATTTAGCTATTTTTTAGCAGATGAAAATAATTACTACGCAGCTTATGCTAATTATTACATAGATACAGCAGCAGTTTCTAATAGCTCTACCTTACAAGAGTATCCGTCTTTTCAGTATCACCGTTTTTTAAATGGGCTTTTTAATAACACAATACAGTACTCATTTGACGCGAATTTTAATAGATATTATAGAGATGTGGGCGTTCATGCTACATTGTTTAATTTTAATTTGCCTCTTACTTATCATCAGAGCTTTTTTGATGATTTTTTACACTTTCAATTTACCGAAAGTTTATACGCATCCTTTGTGGAATATACCGACAATACAAACGGCAAAGATAATGAACAACTCTTAAGAAATAATCACAATTTCGCACTTTACACAGAGCTTTCTAAGGCTTATGATAATTTTTATCATACTGTTTATTTTGGAGCTGATTATTTTTTAGTTGGTGCTAAGACAGGTGATATTTCTCAAGAATTTGTGAAAAGCCCTGAGGATACTTCATCCTTTAATCTAAGTGCCTTGCAGTATTTTTACAATGAAGCCGGGGATAAAAAGCTAAAACATAGACTAAATTTAAGCTATAACACCGATACCTTTAGTCTTGATAATGTAAATAATCTCATACAGTATTATTTTGATGATGATATATCTATTTCAAACGAAGCACAGTATTCGCACGAGCTTGGCAGATTTACAAAGTCATTAACTTATGTTGATATCTATGCTAATTATTTTAGTTTTACCTTGTCGCACGCTTATAAATACGGCGCTGGATATAGCTCTAGCACAAACACTTCAAATTCTTATATAGCACAGTACAGCTTCATAGGTGCTAATGCAAGTTATGATTTAAATGCTAATTATAAATTACTTTCTGGAATTTGGTTTGATACCAACAGGTCTGGTGTAAATTATTGGGAGCTTGGCTATGTTTTTCAAAGAAAGTGCTGGAATTATTCTTTAACATATAGAGAAAGGGTAGACCCTCAGCTTACAAGTGGCGGTATTAAAGCAAACAAAAAAAATGGAATTTATTTTACCTTTAATCTTTATCCAATCGGCGGCGTTTCTTATGATTTTGCCCTGCAAGAAAATGAAAGTATGGTAAATTCTATATAA
- a CDS encoding polyribonucleotide nucleotidyltransferase — translation MQYKIEVNKNIEIFDIDKVAKQACGSVLMTVGKCVVLAAVAREEKAVDEDFLPLTVQYIEKAYAAGKIPGGYIKRETKPGDLETLTSRIIDRSLRPLFPKGYNYPTQIVVMVLSVDEEVDLQVVSLNAASVALYLSDIDIKAPVCGVRIARINDEFVLNPSLSELKQSTVDLFVSGVKDELLMIEMRALPSVNPDLLSLNTPFPEVILNNPCEQLMNELSEDEVLQALDMASKAILNGSNAYEEAFLKHKKQSSLSLRVQEENLELLNFVKNSYEPKLKEAIKQMAKSERASEISKIAKEILSLNEAEQKEWSEEDITKALHSFKRELVRAQIINEGIRADGRGLKDVRDISIETNILPSAHGSCLFTRGQTQALVVATLGNDSDAQLYDSLSEKSAITERFMVNYNFPGFSVGEASPIKAPGRRELGHGNLAKRALYPSVSENYPYVIRLVSEILESNGSSSMATVCGGSLALRAAGVDSIKLVAGVAMGLVFEGDKYAILTDIMGLEDHDGDMDFKVAGTKDGITALQMDIKLGGIDKQTLKEALYQAKEARIHILDIMQEANDKIVVNEDVLPKLELFNVEPSKIVDIIGQAGKTIKEIIDKFGVSVDLDREKGEVKIAGNQNEQVKAAKDYIISITSKDSKFDKKKGAKKSLDEFFVGQEFEGTVKTVAAFGVFVELKDGIDGLLHISKIKDKLKENDKVNVKIKEIKNSKIALDLL, via the coding sequence ATGCAGTATAAAATAGAAGTAAATAAAAATATAGAAATTTTTGATATAGATAAGGTAGCAAAACAAGCTTGTGGCTCTGTTTTAATGACGGTTGGAAAATGTGTGGTTTTAGCAGCTGTTGCAAGAGAAGAAAAGGCTGTTGATGAGGACTTTTTACCACTTACTGTTCAATATATAGAAAAAGCTTATGCGGCTGGAAAAATTCCCGGAGGATACATCAAAAGAGAAACAAAGCCGGGCGATTTAGAAACGCTTACATCAAGGATTATAGATAGAAGCTTAAGGCCCTTATTTCCAAAGGGCTATAACTATCCTACCCAAATAGTTGTAATGGTGCTTTCTGTTGACGAAGAGGTTGATTTACAGGTTGTGAGCTTAAACGCTGCAAGTGTGGCACTTTATCTTAGTGATATAGATATAAAAGCGCCTGTTTGTGGGGTTAGAATAGCTAGGATAAATGATGAATTTGTTTTAAATCCAAGTCTTAGTGAGCTTAAGCAAAGCACTGTTGATTTGTTTGTTTCTGGCGTGAAGGATGAGCTTTTAATGATAGAAATGAGAGCCTTACCTAGTGTTAATCCTGATTTATTATCTCTTAATACCCCATTTCCTGAAGTGATTTTGAACAACCCTTGCGAACAACTTATGAATGAACTTAGCGAAGACGAGGTTTTGCAGGCTTTAGATATGGCTTCAAAAGCTATTTTAAATGGTTCAAATGCTTACGAGGAAGCCTTTTTAAAACACAAAAAACAATCCTCTTTAAGCCTTAGGGTGCAGGAGGAGAATTTAGAGCTTTTAAACTTTGTTAAAAATTCTTACGAGCCTAAATTAAAAGAAGCCATTAAGCAAATGGCAAAGAGCGAAAGAGCAAGCGAAATATCCAAAATAGCAAAAGAAATTCTATCACTTAATGAAGCTGAGCAAAAAGAGTGGAGCGAAGAGGATATAACAAAGGCCTTGCATAGCTTTAAAAGGGAGCTAGTAAGAGCACAGATTATAAATGAGGGTATAAGAGCTGACGGCAGAGGATTAAAAGATGTAAGAGATATAAGTATAGAGACAAATATCTTGCCTAGTGCTCACGGTTCTTGCTTATTTACTAGAGGGCAAACTCAAGCCCTTGTTGTGGCCACTTTAGGAAATGACAGTGATGCGCAGCTATATGATAGTTTAAGCGAAAAAAGTGCAATCACCGAAAGGTTTATGGTAAATTATAACTTCCCTGGCTTTTCAGTAGGCGAGGCAAGCCCTATAAAAGCACCTGGCAGGAGGGAATTAGGACACGGAAATTTGGCAAAAAGAGCTTTGTATCCTAGTGTGAGTGAGAATTATCCTTATGTCATAAGATTAGTATCTGAAATTCTTGAAAGCAACGGCTCATCATCCATGGCAACTGTTTGCGGTGGTTCCTTGGCCTTAAGAGCGGCTGGGGTAGATAGTATAAAATTAGTTGCTGGCGTTGCTATGGGTCTTGTTTTTGAGGGAGATAAATACGCCATTTTAACCGATATAATGGGACTTGAGGATCACGACGGGGATATGGATTTTAAGGTTGCTGGAACTAAAGATGGAATTACGGCCTTGCAAATGGATATAAAGCTTGGCGGTATTGATAAGCAAACTCTAAAAGAGGCTTTGTATCAGGCAAAAGAGGCTAGAATTCACATCCTAGACATTATGCAAGAAGCTAACGATAAGATAGTTGTGAATGAGGATGTCTTGCCTAAGCTGGAATTGTTTAATGTGGAGCCTTCTAAGATAGTTGATATTATAGGACAGGCTGGAAAGACAATTAAAGAAATTATCGATAAATTCGGCGTTTCGGTTGATTTAGATAGAGAAAAAGGCGAAGTAAAGATAGCTGGCAATCAAAATGAACAAGTAAAAGCGGCAAAAGATTACATCATAAGCATAACCTCAAAGGATAGTAAATTTGATAAAAAGAAGGGTGCAAAAAAGAGCTTAGATGAATTTTTTGTGGGACAAGAATTTGAAGGCACTGTTAAAACAGTGGCTGCTTTTGGGGTTTTTGTGGAGCTTAAAGACGGTATCGATGGGCTTTTGCATATATCTAAAATCAAAGATAAGCTAAAAGAAAATGACAAGGTTAATGTTAAAATCAAAGAGATTAAAAATTCAAAAATAGCCTTAGATTTATTATAA
- a CDS encoding MFS transporter, whose translation MVNFKKTLLVCWFGCFTTSMGLSQIAPILPFFLRELGLSTHDDIAFYSGLSFGVTSLLLAIFSPLWSFLGAKFGYKKMLLRASLGMAIFTFLIALSRDVFDVIILRVLTGIVAGFNTTAVVYIAIQAPRKFSAYALGTLSTASVSGSLLGPLLGGLLAEFIGLRFSFVFVAILLFLSFATVLFFIDEKKTQRKSTEKEENTKTNFKMVLILCFLTIVVQFGTFGIAPLVSLYVESLHKSKEFMVFLSGLVVAASGISNVFFAQKLGRMADRIGYERVIPYCLLFCGILFCLHSLAQTVFVLFCLRFALGIGLGGLLPCINAMLKKISSKAKLSVVLGMNQSSHAIGGFMSSVGNGYLAAIFDIRTVFVIISLSFILSAFLFLIANKFFKTH comes from the coding sequence ATGGTAAATTTCAAAAAAACACTTTTAGTTTGTTGGTTTGGTTGCTTTACAACATCAATGGGACTTAGCCAAATAGCACCCATTTTACCTTTCTTTTTAAGAGAACTAGGACTAAGCACTCACGATGATATAGCCTTTTACTCTGGCCTTAGTTTTGGTGTAACTTCTTTACTATTAGCTATTTTTTCACCACTGTGGAGCTTCTTAGGGGCTAAATTTGGTTATAAAAAAATGCTTTTAAGAGCCTCTCTTGGCATGGCTATTTTTACCTTTCTTATAGCTTTATCTAGGGATGTATTTGATGTTATAATTCTTAGAGTTCTAACGGGCATTGTAGCGGGCTTTAACACCACAGCTGTAGTTTACATAGCCATACAAGCTCCTAGAAAATTCTCTGCTTATGCACTTGGCACACTCTCAACAGCTTCGGTTAGCGGAAGCTTATTAGGGCCATTATTAGGCGGCTTGTTGGCTGAATTTATAGGACTTAGATTTTCCTTTGTCTTTGTGGCAATCTTGCTTTTTTTATCATTTGCAACCGTCTTATTTTTCATAGATGAGAAGAAAACACAACGCAAAAGCACAGAAAAAGAGGAAAACACAAAAACAAATTTCAAAATGGTTCTAATCTTATGCTTTCTTACCATAGTGGTGCAATTTGGAACCTTTGGCATAGCACCATTAGTAAGCTTATATGTAGAAAGCCTGCACAAAAGTAAAGAATTTATGGTCTTTTTATCTGGTTTGGTCGTCGCAGCAAGTGGAATTAGCAATGTGTTTTTTGCGCAAAAATTAGGGCGTATGGCTGATAGGATTGGATATGAAAGGGTTATACCGTATTGTTTATTATTTTGCGGGATTTTGTTTTGCTTGCACTCCTTGGCACAAACTGTCTTTGTTTTATTTTGCTTAAGATTTGCCTTAGGAATTGGCCTTGGAGGGCTTTTGCCTTGCATAAATGCTATGCTTAAAAAAATCAGTTCAAAGGCTAAGCTAAGCGTTGTACTTGGTATGAATCAATCATCACACGCAATAGGCGGCTTTATGAGCTCAGTTGGGAATGGATATTTAGCAGCCATTTTTGACATAAGAACTGTTTTTGTGATAATTTCTTTAAGTTTTATTTTAAGTGCTTTTTTATTTCTTATAGCAAATAAATTTTTTAAAACTCACTAA
- a CDS encoding low molecular weight protein-tyrosine-phosphatase — MQIIFVCLGNICRSPMAEYIMKDIALKQNLDIKVLSAGTSGEHDGEDMHYKTKSKLHSVGIKTSMFKSKKLSQALCDSSDLIIVMDEFNYKTVMKNYKNINTKIKKITEYAKELPYDNVPDPWYSGNFDETYKILSLACANLANSLKTR; from the coding sequence ATGCAAATAATTTTTGTATGTTTAGGAAATATTTGTCGCTCTCCAATGGCAGAATACATCATGAAAGACATAGCTTTAAAACAAAATCTTGATATAAAGGTCTTAAGTGCTGGAACTTCTGGCGAGCATGATGGCGAGGATATGCACTATAAAACTAAGTCAAAGCTTCATAGTGTGGGCATAAAAACATCTATGTTTAAAAGCAAAAAATTAAGCCAGGCATTGTGCGATAGTAGCGATTTGATTATAGTTATGGATGAATTTAATTATAAAACTGTGATGAAAAATTACAAAAACATAAACACTAAGATTAAAAAAATAACCGAGTATGCAAAAGAACTTCCTTATGATAATGTTCCTGACCCTTGGTATAGTGGAAATTTCGATGAAACATACAAGATACTTTCTTTGGCTTGCGCTAATTTAGCAAACTCTTTAAAGACCAGATAG
- a CDS encoding GDSL-type esterase/lipase family protein, with amino-acid sequence MKLFYFALALFSGLVISACFFSDDTLKKTHSKNSIKQNIQKSEKSALLNYYSKEDLLSLKHKLNSDNFNMRIFGDSHMAADFFSRELRKNFIQVNSIGIVYPLQPKYQQVLMLDYESKDFDIINSRSSANEHYAVGGILARAKKANAYIKLSSNLKEQVFNVGIFYKAKDKGFVINDKKAKKYTAKKKNKNNFVYEEFSKLSFPITIKALDKNAELGAFIIYNDDKNVKTFDTLGINGARSDIWLRWDKDTMKKSFGVIKNDLIILAYGSNDALMDRFNKKDFKSKYKNFIYFLKKYNPNVKFILISPPTVTKKIDDETYALTPNFYEVRKAIYELAREEKIILFDMHTAMEQNGGKELWIEQGLSNKDVHLTVEGYSLLATKFQKDFEKLLSGL; translated from the coding sequence ATGAAGTTATTTTATTTTGCTTTAGCCCTTTTTTCAGGGCTTGTAATAAGTGCTTGTTTTTTTAGCGATGATACTTTAAAAAAAACTCATTCAAAAAATTCTATCAAACAAAACATACAAAAAAGCGAAAAAAGCGCCTTGCTTAATTACTATAGCAAAGAGGATTTGCTAAGCTTAAAACATAAATTAAACTCAGATAATTTTAATATGAGAATTTTTGGGGATTCTCATATGGCTGCTGATTTTTTTTCAAGAGAGCTTAGAAAAAACTTCATACAAGTAAATTCAATAGGCATAGTCTATCCCCTGCAGCCAAAATATCAGCAGGTTTTAATGCTAGATTACGAAAGCAAGGATTTTGACATCATTAATTCAAGAAGCAGCGCAAACGAGCATTACGCTGTGGGCGGAATTTTAGCAAGAGCAAAAAAGGCCAATGCTTATATAAAGCTAAGCTCAAATTTAAAAGAACAAGTTTTTAATGTGGGAATTTTTTACAAAGCCAAGGATAAGGGTTTTGTAATAAATGATAAAAAGGCAAAAAAATACACAGCAAAGAAAAAAAATAAAAACAACTTTGTATATGAGGAATTTAGCAAACTAAGCTTTCCAATCACCATAAAAGCCCTTGATAAAAATGCCGAACTTGGCGCTTTTATAATATACAACGATGATAAAAATGTAAAAACCTTTGATACCCTAGGCATTAATGGTGCAAGATCTGATATATGGCTTAGATGGGATAAAGATACTATGAAAAAAAGTTTTGGAGTCATTAAAAACGACTTAATCATACTAGCCTACGGCTCTAACGACGCCTTAATGGACAGGTTTAACAAAAAGGATTTTAAAAGCAAATATAAAAATTTCATATATTTTTTAAAAAAATACAACCCAAATGTCAAATTTATACTAATCTCACCGCCAACGGTTACTAAAAAAATAGATGATGAAACTTACGCACTAACGCCAAATTTTTACGAAGTGAGAAAGGCTATATATGAGTTAGCAAGGGAGGAGAAAATAATTTTATTTGATATGCACACTGCTATGGAGCAAAACGGGGGCAAAGAGCTTTGGATAGAACAAGGCTTAAGCAATAAAGATGTGCATTTAACCGTAGAAGGATACAGCCTCTTAGCTACCAAATTTCAAAAGGATTTTGAAAAACTACTATCTGGTCTTTAA
- a CDS encoding SGNH/GDSL hydrolase family protein — protein MRILKFFLVLLITFVLVCFVMNKSISSYLEQRYHIYIALDNEILDEANSLKIKLEQIKTVLSNDSFTTNYEILQELAQKNEENLSLAVATELINDVNNTSDENLSKTKLVNLEDMNITVKDGEEFLIIGDSLMQGVALSLVKDLQALDINSTNLSKQNTGLSYKSYFNWAKATQAAFLSNDKIKYVVVLLGANDPWAIKLNNKYHQFNTTQWLSIYTSRVNEILQIAKNYGARVFWYEIPPVKDKNLNTKLKVLNQIYKNELANNEEIFIQTQSVLSDNGEYSSYVKDENNKSIKVRADDGTHFNIKGAKIMSNLLLKHINK, from the coding sequence ATGAGAATTCTTAAGTTTTTTTTGGTTTTGCTTATTACCTTTGTTTTGGTTTGTTTCGTGATGAATAAGAGCATAAGCTCTTACCTAGAACAAAGATATCATATATACATAGCTCTTGATAATGAAATTTTAGATGAGGCAAATTCGCTTAAAATCAAACTAGAGCAAATCAAAACAGTGCTTAGCAATGATTCTTTTACTACAAATTATGAAATTCTACAAGAATTAGCCCAAAAAAATGAGGAAAATCTAAGTCTTGCTGTGGCTACTGAACTGATAAATGATGTAAATAATACAAGTGATGAAAATTTAAGCAAAACAAAGCTAGTGAATTTAGAGGATATGAACATAACCGTAAAAGATGGTGAAGAGTTTTTGATAATAGGCGATTCTTTAATGCAAGGCGTTGCACTCTCCTTGGTAAAAGACTTGCAAGCTCTTGATATAAATAGCACAAATTTAAGCAAGCAAAATACAGGACTTTCTTATAAATCATATTTTAATTGGGCTAAGGCAACTCAAGCTGCCTTTTTAAGTAATGATAAGATAAAATATGTAGTGGTTTTGCTTGGTGCGAACGATCCTTGGGCTATAAAATTAAACAACAAATACCACCAATTCAACACAACACAGTGGCTATCCATATACACAAGCAGGGTAAATGAGATACTGCAAATAGCTAAAAACTACGGTGCCAGGGTATTTTGGTATGAAATTCCTCCGGTAAAAGATAAAAATTTAAACACAAAACTAAAGGTTCTAAATCAAATTTATAAAAACGAACTTGCAAATAATGAAGAAATTTTCATACAAACGCAGTCTGTGCTTAGCGATAATGGAGAATACTCAAGTTATGTAAAAGATGAAAACAACAAAAGCATTAAGGTAAGGGCTGATGATGGAACGCATTTTAATATAAAAGGCGCTAAGATTATGTCAAATCTTTTGTTAAAGCATATAAATAAATGA
- a CDS encoding MBOAT family O-acyltransferase produces MTYFSLEFSLMMIAFFAIYWLFKEKYKLQNLLVLFFSYTVYILVNPYFALVLFIYTFFIHYFALLIFVRQKKYIFLSCIACVVLTLSFFKYFSSIKDTFDAFLMFFGFEYLDSDLIFPIGISFYVFASITYLVNVYKEKKIESFLNVAMYLSFFPTLLSGPIMRSTFFFEQIHRQREFKHANLIIVLLLFGIIKKVLIANYLGIYSKEILNDPSSYNFLELLCAIYAFSVQIYCDFSGYVDLVCAFALMLGFHLPPNFNMPYLAKNLREFWSRWHISLSSFIRDYVYIPLGGNKKGRVRTYFNLIFAFILSGIWHGNTINFLIWGLLHGIGVAFLHIPLVKKINLSKIPYLPVFITFHFVTFAWIFFYYPSFNAALEYIKACYNNFFMPVDYNDIYMFIIFCSLFITYPLFVNFKDYCVKILAITPLLLKPILLAFILLLVFAFMPSGIPQFIYESF; encoded by the coding sequence ATGACTTATTTTTCCTTAGAATTTTCTTTAATGATGATAGCTTTTTTTGCTATTTATTGGTTATTTAAAGAAAAATACAAACTCCAAAATTTACTTGTTTTGTTCTTTAGCTACACGGTTTATATTCTTGTTAATCCATACTTTGCACTAGTTTTGTTTATATATACCTTTTTTATACACTATTTTGCACTTTTAATCTTTGTAAGACAGAAAAAATACATATTCTTAAGCTGCATAGCATGCGTTGTTTTGACTCTGTCCTTTTTTAAATATTTTTCTAGTATAAAAGATACCTTTGATGCTTTTTTGATGTTTTTTGGCTTTGAATATTTAGATAGTGATTTGATATTCCCAATAGGCATAAGTTTTTATGTCTTTGCTTCCATAACTTACCTAGTAAATGTATACAAAGAAAAAAAGATAGAAAGCTTCTTAAATGTTGCTATGTATTTATCTTTCTTCCCTACCTTGCTAAGCGGTCCTATCATGAGAAGCACATTTTTCTTTGAGCAAATTCACAGACAAAGAGAATTTAAACATGCTAATTTGATTATAGTTTTGCTGCTTTTTGGGATAATAAAAAAGGTTTTAATAGCTAATTATTTAGGCATTTATTCAAAGGAAATTTTAAACGACCCAAGCTCTTATAATTTCTTAGAGCTACTTTGTGCGATATATGCTTTTTCTGTGCAAATTTACTGCGATTTTTCTGGTTATGTGGATTTAGTCTGTGCCTTTGCACTAATGCTTGGCTTTCACTTGCCGCCAAATTTCAACATGCCTTATTTGGCTAAAAACTTAAGAGAATTTTGGAGCAGATGGCATATATCCCTTTCAAGCTTCATAAGAGATTATGTTTATATACCTCTTGGAGGCAATAAAAAAGGTCGCGTAAGAACTTATTTTAACCTTATCTTTGCCTTTATTTTGTCTGGAATTTGGCATGGAAATACTATTAATTTCTTGATATGGGGCTTGTTGCATGGTATTGGCGTTGCTTTTTTGCACATACCGCTTGTCAAAAAGATAAATTTAAGTAAAATTCCGTATCTTCCTGTGTTCATAACCTTTCACTTTGTAACCTTTGCTTGGATATTTTTTTACTATCCTAGCTTCAATGCAGCCTTAGAATACATCAAAGCTTGTTACAATAACTTTTTTATGCCTGTTGATTACAATGATATATATATGTTTATAATCTTTTGTTCCTTGTTCATAACCTATCCTTTGTTTGTAAATTTCAAGGATTATTGTGTGAAAATTCTTGCTATAACACCTTTGCTTTTAAAGCCTATTTTGCTAGCATTTATACTGCTTTTAGTCTTTGCTTTTATGCCAAGCGGGATACCACAGTTTATATATGAGAGTTTTTAA
- a CDS encoding ferritin, whose protein sequence is MLSKEVINLLNEQIAKEMFASNLYLSMSSWCFENSYDGAGEFLLQHAAEESEHAKKLIKYLNETDSHVKLASIPSPDDEFKSLLDVFEQTYEHEQSITKSINELVDFMLEHKDYPTFNFLQWYVAEQHEEEALFRGIVDKIKLIKDNANGLYLADQYIKTLVNK, encoded by the coding sequence ATGCTGTCAAAAGAAGTTATAAATTTATTAAACGAGCAAATAGCAAAGGAGATGTTCGCATCAAATCTTTACCTTTCTATGTCCTCTTGGTGCTTTGAAAATAGCTACGACGGTGCTGGTGAGTTTTTATTACAACACGCAGCTGAGGAGAGTGAGCATGCTAAAAAGCTGATAAAATACCTAAACGAGACAGATTCTCACGTAAAATTAGCTTCCATACCAAGCCCTGATGATGAATTTAAATCCTTGTTAGATGTCTTTGAACAAACTTACGAACACGAACAATCAATCACAAAGTCAATCAACGAATTGGTTGATTTTATGTTAGAGCATAAGGACTACCCTACCTTTAATTTCTTGCAATGGTATGTTGCAGAGCAGCACGAGGAGGAGGCTTTGTTTAGAGGAATTGTAGATAAAATAAAACTCATCAAAGACAACGCAAATGGTCTTTATTTGGCCGACCAATACATAAAAACTCTAGTAAATAAATAA